One segment of Anastrepha obliqua isolate idAnaObli1 chromosome 3, idAnaObli1_1.0, whole genome shotgun sequence DNA contains the following:
- the LOC129242686 gene encoding uncharacterized protein LOC129242686, which translates to MLLLKSVRKAPTLVSTTTTRISGPSLAASLEQHRNLILTNKVLSNGLIATLNYVCMYVCISSFFLIAPGAPTAVRFYADDIKREQQSSRSTPNAPALSLPDRKQVERFFFRVLVLIWDISVWTYFNTKKAIDTHIVANDSVQWYWKRLHERMEQAKKEW; encoded by the exons ATGTTGCTCTTAAAATCCGTTCGAAAAGCGCCAACCCTGGTtagtacaacaacaaccagaatTAGTGGCCCAAGTCTAGCGGCAAGTCTTGAACAACACAGGAACTTGATTCTTACAAACAAAGTATTGTCCAATGGATTGATCG CAACACTaaattatgtgtgtatgtatgtatgcatttcatCATTTTTTCTGATTGCTCCAGGTGCACCGACAGCCGTTCGTTTCTATGCGGATGATATCAAGCGGGAACAACAGAGCTCCAGATCGACACCAAATGCCCCAGCCCTCAGTTTGCCAGATCGTAAACAAGTAGAAAGATTCTTTTTTCGTGTGCTTGTACTTATTTGGGATATAAGCGTATGGActtattttaatactaaaaaagCTATTGATACCCACATTGTAGCCAATGATTCCGTACAATGGTATTGGAAGCGATTGCATGAACGAATGGAGCAGGCTAAGAAGGAGTGGTGA